The following coding sequences are from one Lolium rigidum isolate FL_2022 chromosome 6, APGP_CSIRO_Lrig_0.1, whole genome shotgun sequence window:
- the LOC124662830 gene encoding uncharacterized acetyltransferase At3g50280-like, with protein sequence MGNEQMEAGAAEAVRIVSRRMVQPPMEEEEVVDIQLKPCDLRLITVDYIQKGILLPKPPAGGERLVDTLAVSFVRALAGRFYSLAGRLVVKHHTDETISVVLRCTGEGAEFVHAVAPGVTVEDIAASVYTPSVVPDFYPFKHVLGADAAIKSLPVLAVQVTELDDGIFIGLSMNHCVGDGTTFWAFFNAWSEISRGGNNSDDLHEVFKPAPVIQLQKWFADDGSPVPVHMPFSKLQDVVRRFERPAVEECFFTFSGDSIRKLKARANNEIAGTANVTISSLQAVLAHLWRAASRARQLPPGQETSYSMFIGCRGRVNGMPQGYVGNAVVLGKATSTVGEILEKGLGWTAWQLNHLVASFDEAAMEDWLDRWIQAPDFEYMGRLSAGGAAFMTGSSPRFDVFGNDFGWGKPVAVRSGPGDKMDWKATVFDGPERGGSMSLEVCIAPDVLKRLVADMEFMESVSMPM encoded by the coding sequence ATGGGCAATGAGCAGATGGAAGCAGGAGCCGCCGAAGCCGTCCGGATCGTGTCCCGGCGCATGGTCCAGCCGcccatggaggaggaggaagtggtgGACATACAGCTCAAGCCCTGTGACCTCCGCCTCATCACCGTAGACTACATACAGAAGGGCATACTCCTGCCCAAGCCTCCCGCCGGCGGAGAGCGCCTCGTCGACACCCTCGCCGTCTCCTTCGTGCGGGCCTTGGCCGGCAGGTTCTATTCTTtggccggccggctcgtcgtgaaGCATCACACCGATGAGACCATCTCCGTCGTGTTGCGCTGCACCGGGGAGGGCGCTGAGTTTGTCCACGCCGTGGCGCCTGGTGTCACCGTCGAGGACATTGCCGCCTCCGTCTACACACCTTCGGTTGTCCCGGACTTCTACCCATTCAAACATGTGCTCGGCGCGGACGCTGCCATCAAGTCTCTGCCGGTGCTGGCGGTGCAGGTCACCGAGCTCGACGACGGCATCTTCATCGGTTTGTCCATGAACCACTGCGTCGGCGACGGCACCACTTTCTGGGCATTCTTCAACGCCTGGTCTGAGATCAGCCGAGGTGGCAACAACAGTGACGACCTACACGAGGTATTCAAGCCGGCGCCCGTTATCCAGCTCCAGAAATGGTTCGCCGACGACGGCAGCCCCGTTCCAGTCCACATGCCATTCAGTAAGCTGCAGGACGTTGTCCGGCGCTTCGAGCGCCCCGCGGTGGAGGAATGCTTTTTCACCTTCTCTGGCGACAGCATCAGGAAGCTCAAGGCCAGGGCCAACAACGAAATCGCCGGCACCGCCAACGTTACTATCTCCTCGCTCCAGGCCGTGCTCGCGCACCTTTGGCGGGCGGCGTCCCGCGCGCGGCAACTCCCACCAGGGCAGGAGACATCTTATTCCATGTTCATTGGATGTCGTGGCCGCGTGAACGGCATGCCACAAGGTTACGTCGGTAACGCCGTAGTGCTCGGCAAGGCAACCTCCACCGTCGGGGAGATCCTAGAGAAGGGATTAGGCTGGACAGCATGGCAGCTGAACCACCTAGTGGCGTCTTTTGACGAGGCCGCAATGGAGGATTGGCTGGATCGTTGGATTCAGGCGCCCGATTTCGAGTACATGGGGAGGCTATCAGCCGGAGGGGCGGCGTTTATGACGGGGAGTTCACCGCGGTTCGACGTATTCGGGAATGACTTCGGGTGGGGAAAGCCGGTTGCCGTACGGAGCGGCCCTGGAGACAAGATGGACTGGAAGGCGACGGTGTTCGACGGGCCGGAGCGAGGAGGAAGCATGTCGCTAGAGGTTTGTATTGCGCCGGATGTTCTGAAAAGGCTTGTGGCCGACATGGAGTTTATGGAGTCCGTGAGTATGCCTATGTGA
- the LOC124668110 gene encoding transcription factor DIVARICATA-like: MDFYYQHQPAPAPARTTRPWSKEEDKAFEAALVAFPEQVPDRWGRVAAGLPGRTPQDAWEHYQALVADVDLIERGAIDIPTCWDDDDDGEDNQSAGAPAASADRRAGKPRGEERRRGIPWSEEEHKLFLDGLEKYGRGDWRNISRFAVRTRTPTQVASHAQKYFIRQANAATRDSKRKSIHDITTP; this comes from the exons atggacttCTACTACCAGCACCagcccgcgccggcgccggcgaggacgacaaGGCCGTGGAGCAAGGAGGAGGACAAGGCGTTCGAGGCCGCGCTGGTGGCCTTCCCGGAGCAGGTCCCCGACCGCTGGGGCCGCGTCGCCGCGGGGCTGCCCGGCCGCACCCCGCAGGACGCCTGGGAGCACTACCAGGCGCTCGTCGCCGACGTCGACCTCATCGAGCGCGGCGCCATCGACATCCCGACCTgctgggacgacgacgacgacggcgaggacaaCCAGTCAGCCGGGGCCCCCGCCGCCAGCGCCGACCGCCGCGCCGGCAAGCCCCGCGGCGAGGAGCGCCGCCGCGGCATACCCTGGTCGGAGGAGGAGCACAA GCTGTTCCTCGACGGGCTGGAGAAGTACGGGCGGGGCGACTGGCGGAACATCTCGCGCTTCGCGGTCAGGACGCGGACGCCCACGCAGGTGGCCAGCCACGCGCAGAAGTACTTCATCCGCCAGGCCAACGCCGCCACCAGGGACTCCAAGCGCAAGAGCATCCACGACATCACAACGCCTTGA